From a region of the Salmo trutta unplaced genomic scaffold, fSalTru1.1, whole genome shotgun sequence genome:
- the LOC115182485 gene encoding collectin-10, which yields MKHHYFSRRLLVLSVLSTIFDSLNAVEVCSNTILPGSKGDLGEGGDEGDQGWLGKTGPPGLLGLTGELGDKGEVGRMGKMGPAGDKGDAGEAGVDGPSGLKGKAGTTCDCGRYRKVVGQMDINVRKLKNAVKFVKNVILGIKETEEKFYLIVKEARKYREALINCKLRGGMLAMPKTTDTNTLIADYVTQAGLTQVFIGLQAGLKGGGPVYADLTPVRNYTAWGLKEPSGAPSNTSCVKMISTGTWNQVECDITMYYVCEFKKSRRGLAAVL from the exons ATGAAACATCACTACTTCAGCAGGAGGCTACTGGTGCTCTCTGTTCTTTCAACTATCTTTGATTCTCTTAATGCGGTCGAAGTCTGTTCCAACACTATTCTACCAGGATCTAAAG GAGACCTGGGTGAAGGAGGAGACGAGGGAGACCAGGGATGGCTGGGAAAGACCGGCCCACCAGGACTACTAG GTTTGACAGGGGAGCTCGGAGATAAAGGAGAGGTGGGCAGGATGGGAAAGATGGGTCCTGCTGGAGACAAAG GGGACGCAGGAGAAGCAGGAGTTGATGGACCTTCTGGACTGAAAGGGAAAGCAG GAACAACATGTGACTGCGGGAGGTACAGGAAGGTAGTTGGACAGATGGACATCAATGTCAGAAAGCTAAAGAATGCAGTCAAGTTTGTGAAAAATG TCATTTTAGGCATCAAGGAAACAGAGGAGAAATTTTACCTGATTGTGAAAGAGGCCAGAAAGTACCGAGAGGCTCTGATAAACTGTAAGCTGAGGGGCGGTATGCTCGCCATGCCCAAAACAACAGACACCAACACCCTGATAGCAGACTACGTCACCCAGGCTGGCCTTACCCAGGTCTTCATCGGGCTGCAGGCTGGGCTGAAGGGGGGAGGGCCTGTTTACGCAGACCTGACCCCAGTGAGGAACTATACGGCCTGGGGCCTAAAGGAGCCATCAGGGGCCCCTTCCAACACCAGCTGTGTGAAGATGATCAGCACAG GTACCTGGAACCAGGTGGAGTGTGACATCACCATGTACTACGTGTGCGAGTTCAAGAAGAGCAGGAGAGGTCTCGCCGCCGTGCTGTGA